Proteins from a single region of Phaeacidiphilus oryzae TH49:
- a CDS encoding flavin reductase family protein: protein MLTSYSRPDPLRFRSVLGHFPSGVAAVTARDPEGRPVGMAVSSFTSVSLEPPLVAFLPGRSSTTFPLIAEHGTFCVNVLADGQEEVCRRLSARGGDKFAGLDWRPGPHGDPVLDGVVAWIGCTIESVHDAGDHHIVLGRVDGLAADTAASPLLFFRSAYHQVAA, encoded by the coding sequence ATGCTTACATCTTACTCCCGCCCCGACCCCCTGCGGTTCCGGTCGGTCCTGGGGCACTTCCCGAGCGGCGTCGCGGCGGTCACCGCCCGCGACCCGGAGGGCCGGCCGGTCGGCATGGCGGTGTCCTCGTTCACCTCCGTCTCACTCGAACCGCCGCTGGTGGCCTTCCTGCCCGGCCGGAGCTCGACGACCTTCCCGCTGATCGCCGAGCACGGCACCTTCTGCGTCAACGTCCTGGCGGACGGCCAGGAGGAGGTCTGCCGGCGGCTGTCGGCGCGCGGCGGCGACAAGTTCGCCGGACTCGACTGGCGGCCCGGGCCGCACGGCGACCCGGTGCTGGACGGGGTGGTGGCCTGGATCGGCTGCACCATCGAGTCGGTGCACGACGCCGGCGACCACCACATCGTGCTCGGCCGGGTGGACGGACTGGCCGCCGACACCGCCGCCAGCCCCCTCCTCTTCTTCCGCAGTGCCTACCACCAGGTCGCAGCCTGA
- a CDS encoding Ldh family oxidoreductase — translation MTTLTLPLSEARALVTDAMAACGHTAAEAGAIADHLLDCELRGLPFGGLARALSIAERIQTTATPRTEIRTVAETPVSATLDGGDQVGYLVGLRALETAVAKARAQGIALVGARNTWYTGMFSYYLEKAAAAGLAGLIAGSGPAVVAPHGGTEGRYGTNPIAFGFPAEPHPVIWDIGTSAVMHGEAVLKSRLGRKLSPGQAYDASGAPTLDPAEALGGALGAWGGHKGSGLALVVQLLGMMTGAAADPPGISDCGFLVVLFDPAHLTDAEDYRRRTEALAEAVRATRPVEGGEPVRVPFDRSAAGRAEALRRGTVDVPEEVVSALRRRP, via the coding sequence ATGACGACCCTGACCCTGCCACTCTCCGAAGCCCGCGCGCTGGTCACCGACGCGATGGCCGCCTGCGGGCACACCGCCGCCGAGGCCGGCGCCATCGCCGACCACCTCCTCGACTGCGAGCTGCGCGGACTGCCCTTCGGCGGCCTCGCCCGGGCGCTCTCCATAGCCGAGCGGATCCAGACGACCGCCACCCCGCGAACGGAGATCCGGACGGTCGCCGAGACCCCGGTGTCGGCCACCCTGGACGGCGGCGACCAGGTCGGCTACCTGGTCGGCCTGCGCGCCCTGGAGACCGCCGTGGCCAAGGCCCGCGCCCAGGGCATCGCCCTGGTGGGCGCCCGCAACACCTGGTACACCGGGATGTTCTCCTACTACCTGGAGAAGGCCGCCGCGGCCGGACTGGCCGGCCTGATCGCCGGCAGCGGCCCGGCCGTGGTCGCCCCGCACGGCGGCACCGAGGGCCGCTACGGCACCAACCCGATCGCCTTCGGCTTCCCCGCCGAACCCCACCCCGTCATCTGGGACATCGGCACCTCCGCGGTGATGCACGGCGAGGCGGTGCTGAAGTCCCGGCTGGGCCGGAAGCTGTCCCCGGGCCAGGCGTACGACGCCTCCGGCGCGCCCACCCTCGACCCGGCCGAGGCGCTCGGCGGGGCCCTCGGGGCCTGGGGCGGTCACAAGGGCTCGGGGCTCGCCCTGGTCGTCCAGCTGCTCGGGATGATGACCGGCGCGGCGGCCGATCCGCCCGGCATCTCCGACTGCGGCTTCCTGGTCGTCCTCTTCGACCCCGCGCACCTCACCGACGCCGAGGACTACCGCCGCCGGACGGAGGCACTGGCGGAGGCGGTCCGCGCCACCCGCCCGGTGGAGGGCGGCGAGCCGGTGCGGGTGCCCTTCGACCGGTCCGCGGCCGGCCGCGCCGAGGCGCTCCGCCGCGGCACCGTCGATGTGCCGGAGGAGGTCGTCTCGGCCCTCCGGCGCCGACCGTGA
- a CDS encoding LLM class flavin-dependent oxidoreductase: MLEFFTGLQPLQAGETTPDALLDRVRELDRSQVIDRVLVGYSSTWPHNHATAPFALAASERFSPIVAHRPGVMAPVAAARYFATLDVLARGRLAINVVVGGSDKDLRRESDGLPKAERYRRAVEYLDLVRRAWTEPEPFDHRGAYYTAEAVRLQTRPVRGQVPIFMGGESAEAVDFGARHADLYMLWGEPLAGTEERIERVSRAAERYGRAMRFSLSLRLFVGDTDEEAWARAREVERRIAEASGSGAFLRSSSTDTSTGRQRALALTDEELHDDCFWTGLTRLLGGFANSQALVGSEERILDALGRYRELGVDAFLFTTGAEAAWDPALEGFLARAKKELA; encoded by the coding sequence ATGCTTGAGTTCTTCACCGGGCTTCAGCCCCTGCAGGCCGGGGAGACCACCCCGGACGCCCTGCTCGACCGGGTCCGCGAGCTGGACCGCTCCCAGGTGATCGACCGGGTACTCGTCGGCTACTCGTCCACCTGGCCGCACAACCACGCCACCGCCCCCTTCGCGCTGGCCGCGAGCGAGCGCTTCTCGCCGATCGTCGCCCACCGGCCCGGGGTGATGGCCCCGGTCGCCGCCGCCCGCTACTTCGCCACCCTGGACGTGCTGGCCCGCGGCCGGCTCGCGATCAACGTGGTGGTCGGCGGTTCGGACAAGGACCTCCGCAGGGAGTCCGACGGCCTCCCGAAGGCCGAGCGGTACCGCCGGGCGGTGGAGTACCTGGACCTGGTCCGCCGGGCCTGGACCGAACCCGAGCCCTTCGACCACCGCGGCGCGTACTACACCGCGGAGGCGGTGCGGCTGCAGACCAGGCCCGTGCGGGGGCAGGTGCCGATCTTCATGGGCGGGGAGAGCGCCGAGGCCGTCGACTTCGGCGCCCGCCACGCCGACCTCTACATGCTCTGGGGCGAACCGCTCGCCGGCACCGAGGAGCGCATCGAGCGGGTCAGCCGGGCCGCCGAGCGGTACGGCCGCGCCATGCGCTTCTCCCTCAGCCTGCGGCTCTTCGTCGGCGACACCGACGAGGAGGCCTGGGCGCGGGCCCGCGAGGTGGAGCGGCGGATCGCCGAGGCCTCCGGCAGCGGCGCCTTCCTCCGCTCCTCGTCCACCGACACCTCCACCGGCCGGCAGCGCGCCCTCGCCCTCACCGACGAGGAGCTGCACGACGACTGCTTCTGGACCGGACTGACGAGACTGCTCGGCGGGTTCGCCAACTCGCAGGCCCTGGTCGGCTCCGAGGAGCGCATCCTGGACGCTCTGGGCAGGTACCGGGAGCTGGGCGTGGACGCCTTCCTCTTCACCACCGGCGCCGAGGCGGCCTGGGACCCCGCCCTGGAGGGCTTCCTGGCCCGGGCGAAGAAGGAGCTGGCATGA
- a CDS encoding AMP-binding protein produces MTAHDTPGSLGSPGPDEADGTVGGLIAARAAAHPDRPALICGDARLTYRELDQAVTEVARGFAALGAVPGDSVGILLPNRLEYLLSWFGAARAGLVEVPVNASYKGAFLDHALRVADVRVLVTEPALLDLVAGLPSLPPSLAQVVLLDGEAAGGGPAGGRGRLPSRVRLLGWERMLAGGSPAELPRVGPADPVAVMLTSGTTGRSKGVVYPHRMQVVAAAEAALRMATGPEERLYTCLPLFHGAAQVNLSLHALAAGAALVLGRRFSASRFWDELRRHEVTQFNALGSILPMLLAQPPSPRDREHRARKAFAAPAPPQVLHPFEERFGVHLVEGYGLTEIKNVLYNPLGARRVGSLGLPTPSTELEVHDEAGDRVEPGRVGEIVYRPRRPDIMFSGYRGDPEATLATMKDLWWHTGDLGRTDEDGYFYFVDRKKDALRRRGENISSHEVESVLLAYPGVVAAAAVATPSELGEDEVLAVLQPDTGRRLDLAEVFAHCDRSMPHFMVPRYYRVVDALPLTPTGKVRKSALRESGRGEAWDAQSAGLKPTRIV; encoded by the coding sequence ATGACGGCGCACGACACTCCCGGCAGCCTCGGCAGCCCCGGTCCGGACGAGGCCGACGGCACGGTCGGCGGGCTGATCGCGGCACGCGCGGCGGCGCACCCGGACCGGCCCGCACTGATCTGCGGGGACGCGCGGCTGACCTACCGCGAGCTCGACCAGGCGGTCACCGAGGTGGCCCGGGGCTTCGCGGCGCTCGGCGCCGTCCCCGGGGACTCGGTCGGCATCCTCCTCCCCAACCGTCTCGAATACCTCCTCAGCTGGTTCGGCGCGGCCCGGGCAGGCCTGGTCGAGGTCCCGGTCAACGCCTCGTACAAGGGCGCCTTCCTGGACCACGCGCTGCGCGTCGCCGATGTGCGGGTGCTGGTCACCGAGCCGGCGCTGCTCGACCTGGTGGCCGGGCTGCCCTCGCTCCCGCCCTCGCTGGCGCAGGTCGTGCTGCTGGACGGCGAGGCCGCCGGCGGCGGCCCGGCCGGGGGGCGCGGTCGGCTGCCCTCGCGGGTACGCCTCCTCGGCTGGGAGAGGATGCTGGCCGGCGGGTCGCCCGCGGAACTCCCGCGGGTCGGGCCCGCCGACCCGGTCGCGGTGATGCTGACCTCCGGGACCACCGGGCGCAGCAAGGGGGTGGTCTACCCCCACCGGATGCAGGTGGTGGCCGCCGCCGAGGCGGCCCTGCGGATGGCCACCGGGCCGGAGGAGCGCCTCTACACCTGCCTGCCGCTGTTCCACGGCGCCGCCCAGGTCAACCTCTCCCTCCACGCCCTCGCCGCCGGGGCCGCCCTGGTGCTCGGCCGGCGGTTCAGCGCCAGCCGGTTCTGGGACGAGCTGCGCCGCCACGAGGTCACCCAGTTCAACGCCCTCGGCTCGATCCTGCCCATGCTGCTGGCCCAGCCGCCGTCCCCGCGCGACCGCGAGCACCGGGCCCGCAAGGCCTTCGCGGCGCCGGCTCCGCCGCAGGTGCTCCACCCCTTCGAGGAGCGCTTCGGCGTCCATCTGGTCGAGGGGTACGGGCTCACCGAGATCAAGAACGTCCTCTACAACCCGCTCGGCGCCCGCCGGGTCGGCTCCCTCGGACTGCCCACCCCCTCCACCGAGTTGGAGGTCCACGACGAGGCGGGCGACCGTGTGGAGCCCGGCCGGGTGGGCGAGATCGTCTACCGGCCGCGCCGGCCGGACATCATGTTCTCCGGCTACCGCGGCGACCCCGAAGCGACGCTGGCCACCATGAAGGACCTCTGGTGGCACACCGGCGACCTGGGCCGCACCGACGAGGACGGCTACTTCTACTTCGTCGACCGCAAGAAGGACGCGCTGCGCCGGCGCGGCGAGAACATCTCCTCCCACGAGGTCGAGTCGGTGCTCCTCGCCTACCCCGGGGTGGTGGCCGCGGCGGCCGTGGCCACCCCCTCCGAGCTCGGCGAGGACGAGGTGCTGGCGGTCCTCCAGCCGGACACCGGAAGGCGGTTGGACCTCGCCGAGGTGTTCGCCCACTGCGACCGGTCCATGCCGCACTTCATGGTGCCCCGCTACTACCGGGTCGTGGACGCGCTTCCGTTGACCCCGACCGGCAAGGTCCGCAAGTCCGCCCTGCGGGAGAGCGGACGCGGGGAAGCCTGGGACGCGCAGTCCGCCGGCCTCAAGCCCACCCGGATCGTCTGA
- a CDS encoding beta/alpha barrel domain-containing protein has translation MTDGVLIREVAPRLTFQDHMVPTEVKTEFLRRLLAAGLRSFELTSFVRPDLVPGLADAEELFARVPRPPGAEFGCCVGNRRGLQRALDAGADSACYLLSADEEFARANTGLSTEESLAELERTAALAADRGIGFGSYLIFAWGGPGGPPRGPADLEPLARRLLEIGVDHWILADSAGYAAPPQIRELARWALEHVPADNLTVQIHDARGMGLAALLPLLELGVRRIDASLAGSGGHPAMPGSQGGGLCTEDAVQLLELSGVGTGIDLSALVDTANWLEEEVGIPCRGFLRHTGPVPRAGRAARPLDFIW, from the coding sequence ATGACCGACGGCGTGCTCATCCGGGAGGTCGCCCCCCGGCTGACCTTCCAGGACCATATGGTGCCCACCGAGGTGAAGACCGAGTTCCTCCGGCGGCTGCTGGCGGCCGGGCTGCGCTCGTTCGAGCTCACCTCCTTCGTCCGGCCCGACCTGGTGCCGGGTCTGGCCGACGCCGAGGAGCTGTTCGCCCGCGTCCCGCGGCCGCCCGGCGCCGAGTTCGGCTGCTGCGTGGGCAACCGCCGGGGGCTCCAGCGGGCCCTGGACGCAGGCGCGGACAGTGCCTGCTACCTCCTCTCCGCCGACGAGGAGTTCGCCCGCGCCAACACCGGTCTCTCCACCGAAGAGTCACTGGCCGAGCTGGAGCGGACGGCGGCGCTCGCGGCCGACAGGGGCATCGGGTTCGGCAGCTACCTGATCTTCGCCTGGGGCGGTCCTGGCGGCCCGCCGCGCGGCCCCGCGGACCTGGAACCGCTGGCCCGGCGGCTGCTGGAGATCGGCGTGGACCACTGGATCCTCGCCGACTCCGCGGGCTACGCCGCCCCGCCGCAGATCCGGGAGCTGGCCCGCTGGGCGCTGGAGCACGTCCCGGCGGACAACCTCACCGTCCAGATCCACGACGCCCGCGGGATGGGGCTCGCCGCGCTGCTCCCGCTGCTCGAACTCGGGGTGCGCCGGATCGACGCCTCCCTCGCGGGCAGCGGCGGGCATCCGGCGATGCCGGGCAGCCAGGGCGGCGGACTGTGCACGGAGGACGCCGTCCAGCTCCTCGAACTCTCCGGGGTGGGTACCGGTATCGACCTGTCCGCCCTGGTCGACACCGCCAACTGGCTGGAGGAGGAGGTGGGCATCCCCTGCCGGGGCTTCCTCCGGCACACCGGCCCGGTGCCGAGGGCGGGCCGGGCCGCCCGACCGCTCGACTTCATCTGGTAG
- a CDS encoding glycoside hydrolase family 16 protein, with protein MKRLLIVVLAVVCAAALLWGARAYLGYFHRVQRVTADGAASPSASPSGPPSPSGPASPSASRAPRAAVTARASPPPSRPPADALFDDEFSGPAGAAPSSRWDYDTGYGWDDGRTRQTYTSSRQNSALDGEGHLVITARADASVRGGHTSARLQTAGTPFRRGTEIQIRARTSPVEVGAWPAAWTLGEPESDWPAVGEVDVLENWPSDPVHPSFTPHFAYHTGSSKDGGQYAGVDPTRWHVYQARWTGGRMEFLVDGRPVATEPYAATARATVVLNVAVGYVGGPPAVPWKDFRMEVDYVRVVPAG; from the coding sequence GTGAAGCGCCTGCTGATCGTCGTGCTGGCGGTGGTCTGCGCCGCCGCGCTGCTCTGGGGGGCGCGGGCGTACCTCGGTTACTTCCACCGGGTCCAGCGGGTGACCGCGGACGGGGCGGCCTCGCCCTCGGCGTCGCCGTCGGGCCCGCCCTCGCCGTCGGGCCCGGCCTCGCCCTCCGCCTCGCGGGCGCCGAGGGCGGCCGTCACCGCGCGGGCCTCTCCCCCGCCCAGCCGGCCGCCCGCGGACGCCCTCTTCGACGACGAGTTCTCCGGCCCGGCGGGCGCCGCGCCCTCCTCCCGCTGGGACTACGACACGGGGTACGGCTGGGACGACGGCAGGACCCGGCAGACCTACACCTCCTCGCGGCAGAACAGCGCGCTGGACGGCGAGGGCCATCTGGTGATCACCGCCCGCGCCGACGCCTCGGTCCGCGGCGGCCACACCAGCGCCCGCCTGCAGACGGCCGGCACGCCCTTCCGCCGCGGCACCGAGATACAGATACGGGCCAGGACCAGCCCGGTCGAGGTGGGCGCCTGGCCGGCCGCCTGGACGCTGGGCGAGCCGGAGTCCGACTGGCCGGCCGTGGGCGAGGTCGACGTCCTGGAGAACTGGCCGTCCGACCCCGTGCACCCGAGCTTCACCCCGCACTTCGCCTACCACACCGGGAGCTCCAAGGACGGCGGCCAGTACGCGGGCGTCGACCCCACCCGGTGGCACGTCTACCAGGCCCGCTGGACCGGCGGCAGGATGGAGTTCCTGGTGGACGGCCGACCGGTGGCCACCGAGCCGTACGCGGCCACCGCGCGTGCGACGGTGGTGCTGAACGTGGCCGTGGGCTATGTCGGCGGCCCGCCGGCAGTGCCGTGGAAGGACTTCCGGATGGAGGTGGACTACGTCCGGGTGGTCCCGGCGGGCTGA
- a CDS encoding COG4315 family predicted lipoprotein, whose protein sequence is MKRLTAIVIGAAAVAGLAAGCSSGTTSSASGPSSSSSSSSSSSSGGGGGSSSGGAVVKAQNSSLGQILVDGSGRTLYLFKADTGTTSTCNGACAQAWPPLTTNGKPQAGGVSAGMLGTTTRSDGKTEVTYGGHPLYYFSGDAKSGDTKGQAVNAFGALWYVMGPNGQAITSAGGSGSSSGSGGSGGYGY, encoded by the coding sequence ATGAAACGTCTCACTGCGATTGTCATCGGCGCGGCCGCGGTCGCCGGTCTGGCCGCGGGCTGCAGCTCCGGCACGACCTCCTCGGCCTCCGGCCCGTCGTCCTCCTCCTCTTCGTCCTCTTCGTCCTCTTCGGGCGGCGGGGGCGGCTCCTCCTCCGGTGGAGCCGTGGTCAAGGCGCAGAACTCGTCGCTGGGCCAGATCCTGGTGGACGGGTCCGGCCGGACGCTCTACCTCTTCAAGGCCGACACCGGCACCACCTCCACCTGCAACGGCGCCTGTGCGCAGGCCTGGCCGCCGCTGACCACCAACGGCAAGCCGCAGGCCGGCGGGGTCAGTGCGGGGATGCTCGGCACCACCACCCGCTCGGACGGTAAGACCGAGGTCACCTACGGAGGCCACCCGCTCTACTACTTCTCCGGCGACGCCAAGTCCGGCGACACCAAGGGCCAGGCGGTGAACGCCTTCGGCGCCCTCTGGTACGTGATGGGCCCGAACGGCCAGGCGATCACCAGCGCCGGCGGCAGTGGAAGCAGCAGCGGGAGCGGCGGCAGCGGCGGTTACGGCTACTGA
- a CDS encoding SigE family RNA polymerase sigma factor, with product MADDPGDGREPGRGPGQGHGDERGHGQDFDAFYAAAYRRLVGQVYAVTGSLAEAEDAVQEAFARAWQRWSRLNRGDGEPEAWVRTVACRLAVSSWRKSVNRSFAHQRDYQRSGEVPGLSPDHLALVEALRRISPDQRLAIVLHHFAELSVEEIAAETGARPGSVKSRLARGRRALEPYLREQADDRGGGASEGVKVRGNGRTRRVEQP from the coding sequence GTGGCGGACGATCCTGGAGACGGGCGCGAGCCCGGACGGGGGCCTGGGCAAGGGCATGGAGACGAGCGGGGGCATGGGCAGGACTTCGACGCCTTCTACGCGGCCGCGTACCGGCGGCTGGTCGGCCAGGTCTACGCGGTCACCGGCAGCCTGGCGGAGGCCGAGGACGCGGTGCAGGAGGCGTTCGCCCGGGCCTGGCAGCGCTGGAGCCGGCTGAACCGGGGTGACGGCGAGCCTGAGGCGTGGGTACGCACGGTCGCCTGCCGGCTGGCGGTCTCCTCCTGGCGGAAGTCGGTGAATCGTTCCTTCGCGCACCAGCGCGACTACCAGCGCTCGGGCGAGGTACCGGGCCTGTCGCCGGACCACCTCGCGCTGGTGGAGGCGCTCCGCCGGATATCCCCCGACCAGCGGCTGGCGATCGTGCTCCATCACTTCGCCGAGCTGTCGGTGGAGGAGATCGCCGCCGAGACGGGAGCGCGGCCGGGATCGGTCAAGTCCCGGCTGGCGCGCGGCCGGCGGGCGCTGGAGCCGTACCTGCGCGAGCAGGCCGACGACCGGGGCGGCGGAGCGAGCGAGGGCGTGAAGGTCAGGGGCAACGGCAGGACGCGAAGGGTGGAGCAGCCGTGA
- a CDS encoding coiled-coil domain-containing protein, translating into MDGLPGKGEATRDQQEINLEERAAQLQERQTALRRREEAQAEREQSADEWELLAAARQQAADERERIADERESRADERERIADRRELEADEREQRLNALEKRLDERARRTNNHAVPQQARAFQDLDRSRALLKASMARLDRSAAALHRDNARARREQGEISREQAQAERVQGKQRQVAAGGLPMDATLVNLRRQLVSVASQLAEVEEEYAGNLDEAVKLRPNGDGLAEAAKHARATAQRARDIANRYLTPEFDEDGMKPSQGSPKDEAGTS; encoded by the coding sequence GTGGATGGACTTCCGGGGAAAGGCGAGGCGACGCGCGATCAGCAGGAGATCAACCTGGAGGAGCGCGCGGCCCAACTGCAGGAACGCCAGACGGCGCTGAGGCGGAGGGAAGAGGCGCAGGCCGAGCGGGAGCAGAGTGCCGACGAGTGGGAGCTCCTCGCGGCGGCCCGCCAGCAGGCCGCCGATGAGCGTGAACGGATCGCCGACGAGCGGGAGAGCCGCGCCGACGAGCGGGAGAGGATCGCCGACCGGCGGGAGCTGGAGGCCGATGAGCGCGAGCAGAGACTGAACGCTCTGGAGAAACGCCTCGACGAACGCGCCCGGCGCACGAACAATCACGCGGTCCCCCAGCAGGCGCGTGCCTTCCAGGATCTGGATCGGAGCCGTGCCCTCCTCAAGGCGAGCATGGCGCGCCTGGACCGCAGTGCGGCCGCCCTCCACCGGGACAATGCTCGCGCCCGCCGCGAACAGGGGGAGATCAGCCGGGAGCAGGCGCAGGCGGAACGCGTCCAGGGGAAGCAACGACAGGTGGCGGCCGGCGGCCTGCCCATGGATGCGACGCTGGTGAACCTGCGACGGCAACTCGTCAGTGTGGCCTCGCAGCTCGCCGAGGTGGAGGAGGAGTACGCCGGCAACCTGGACGAAGCGGTCAAGCTGCGCCCCAACGGCGACGGGTTGGCAGAGGCCGCGAAGCACGCCCGCGCGACGGCGCAACGCGCGCGGGACATCGCGAACAGGTACCTGACCCCCGAGTTCGACGAGGACGGGATGAAGCCGAGTCAGGGATCCCCGAAGGACGAGGCCGGCACGAGCTGA
- a CDS encoding methyltransferase domain-containing protein: MHPSAYAHMKLCVEEYLPDHGRLRVVDLGARISDKQTLTHRSLLEGRDIDYVGVDVRDGRNVDRVMTKPYRIPLKSGSADFVISGQAFEHIPFFWATMLEIARVLKPGGTAFVTAPSRGHAHDVQDCWRYYPDGMRALAAYTGLELREVHTDFPPFQGIRHHYAGIDAKNAYWGDTVGVFRRPQRYPALRMRLVRGVTCWWANRVGGVEGIPVPTPLAAREQCARPKEVPTQRG; this comes from the coding sequence ATGCACCCTTCCGCCTACGCCCATATGAAACTCTGCGTCGAGGAGTACCTCCCCGACCACGGCCGGCTCCGCGTCGTCGATCTGGGCGCGCGGATCTCCGACAAGCAGACCCTCACCCACCGCTCACTGCTGGAGGGGCGCGACATCGACTACGTGGGCGTCGACGTGCGCGACGGCCGCAATGTGGACCGCGTGATGACCAAGCCGTATCGCATCCCCCTGAAGTCCGGAAGCGCCGATTTCGTCATCTCGGGACAGGCCTTCGAGCACATTCCCTTCTTCTGGGCGACCATGCTGGAGATCGCCCGGGTCCTGAAGCCGGGCGGCACCGCCTTCGTCACCGCCCCCTCCCGCGGCCATGCCCACGACGTACAGGACTGCTGGCGCTACTACCCGGACGGGATGCGGGCCCTTGCCGCGTACACCGGGCTCGAACTGCGCGAGGTCCACACGGACTTCCCACCCTTCCAGGGCATTCGCCACCACTACGCGGGAATCGACGCCAAGAACGCCTACTGGGGCGACACGGTCGGCGTCTTCCGCCGCCCCCAGAGGTACCCGGCACTGAGGATGCGCCTGGTGCGCGGGGTGACCTGCTGGTGGGCCAACCGCGTCGGCGGAGTGGAGGGCATACCGGTGCCGACTCCGCTGGCCGCCCGCGAGCAGTGCGCGCGGCCCAAGGAGGTGCCGACGCAGAGGGGCTGA
- a CDS encoding class I SAM-dependent methyltransferase, producing the protein MADEREVDLGEVQRTLIIPLAARARESREKRPLLRDPKAVEILESADFDLATYGRDWGGALTVLRTAVYDGWVREFLGEHPGGTVVEIGTGLNTRFERVDDGRVHWIDLDLPDAVALRRRFFADTERRRTVAASFLDEEWLEAVGAAPGPYFFVADGVLVYLPEPEVTVALARLARRFPGARIAFDTYTRASVERQHKAAERRGIAARWAWACDDPRALGPLGLTVLDSRPVTDPPAEIRGRLSAGRRLALRALRPLTRGLMTVNLFEAARSAGAGRAA; encoded by the coding sequence ATGGCCGATGAGCGCGAAGTGGATCTGGGCGAGGTCCAGCGAACCCTGATCATCCCCCTGGCCGCGCGGGCGCGGGAGAGCCGGGAGAAGCGGCCGCTGCTGCGGGACCCCAAGGCGGTGGAGATCCTGGAGTCCGCCGACTTCGACCTCGCCACCTACGGCCGTGACTGGGGCGGCGCGCTCACCGTGCTGCGCACCGCCGTCTACGACGGCTGGGTGCGGGAGTTCCTGGGCGAGCACCCTGGCGGCACGGTGGTGGAGATCGGAACCGGCCTCAACACCCGCTTCGAGCGGGTCGACGACGGGCGGGTGCACTGGATCGACCTGGACCTGCCGGACGCCGTCGCGCTGCGCCGCCGCTTCTTCGCCGACACCGAGCGGCGCCGGACGGTCGCGGCCTCCTTCCTGGACGAGGAGTGGCTGGAGGCGGTCGGCGCCGCCCCCGGCCCGTACTTCTTCGTCGCCGACGGCGTGCTGGTCTACCTCCCCGAGCCGGAGGTGACGGTGGCGCTGGCCCGGCTGGCCCGGCGCTTCCCCGGGGCGCGGATCGCCTTCGACACCTACACCCGCGCCTCCGTGGAGCGTCAGCACAAGGCGGCAGAGCGGCGCGGCATCGCCGCCCGCTGGGCCTGGGCCTGCGACGACCCGCGCGCCCTGGGGCCGCTCGGCCTGACCGTGCTGGACTCCCGCCCGGTCACCGACCCGCCGGCCGAGATCCGCGGCCGCCTCTCCGCCGGCCGCCGACTGGCGCTCCGCGCTCTCCGCCCGCTGACCCGCGGTCTTATGACGGTCAACCTGTTCGAGGCCGCCCGCTCCGCCGGCGCCGGGCGAGCCGCCTAG
- a CDS encoding LysR family transcriptional regulator, with protein sequence MARHSVVHLANLDLNLLVALRELIRERNVTRAAARIGVTQPAASAALARLRRHFDDELLVRGGSGYTLSPLAMQLAEQVETVYAEIERLFDTDNRFDPATSRREFTLLMADYTIAVLGRRLSAAVAAEAPGVDLHIRMVREAFTADAARTIRFIDGIVSPPAGRYELPGVRSEELFTDRWVCVVDAANPVAAQGELTLARLAAMHWVAPYQPDRGLSSSAPMGRQLALFGIEPEIRTRVESYLAVPYLVAGTDRVALLQERLARRFAPALGLAVLPCPGEPEPVSERLWWHGDHDADQGHRWLKDLLVSLGKQL encoded by the coding sequence ATGGCGCGGCACTCGGTGGTTCATCTGGCGAATCTGGATCTCAATCTGCTGGTCGCCCTGCGGGAGCTGATCCGGGAGCGGAACGTGACCAGGGCCGCCGCCCGGATCGGCGTCACCCAGCCCGCGGCCTCCGCCGCGCTGGCCCGGCTGCGCCGGCACTTCGACGACGAGCTGCTGGTGCGCGGCGGCAGCGGCTACACCCTCTCCCCGCTGGCCATGCAGCTCGCCGAGCAGGTCGAGACGGTGTACGCGGAGATCGAGCGGCTCTTCGACACGGACAACCGGTTCGACCCGGCCACCTCGCGGCGGGAGTTCACCCTGCTGATGGCGGACTACACGATCGCCGTCCTCGGCCGGCGGCTCTCCGCGGCGGTCGCCGCCGAGGCCCCCGGGGTGGACCTCCACATCCGGATGGTCCGGGAGGCCTTCACCGCCGACGCGGCCCGCACCATCCGCTTCATCGACGGCATCGTCAGCCCGCCGGCCGGCCGGTACGAGCTCCCGGGGGTGCGCTCGGAGGAGCTCTTCACCGACCGCTGGGTATGCGTGGTGGACGCGGCCAATCCGGTCGCCGCGCAGGGGGAGTTGACCCTTGCGCGGCTGGCCGCGATGCACTGGGTCGCGCCCTACCAGCCGGACCGCGGGCTGAGCAGCTCCGCGCCGATGGGCCGCCAACTCGCCCTGTTCGGCATCGAACCGGAGATCCGCACCCGGGTGGAGAGCTATCTCGCGGTGCCGTACCTGGTGGCCGGCACCGACCGGGTGGCGCTCCTCCAGGAGCGGCTGGCCAGGCGGTTCGCCCCGGCGCTCGGGCTCGCGGTGCTGCCCTGCCCGGGGGAGCCCGAGCCGGTGTCGGAGCGCCTGTGGTGGCACGGCGACCATGACGCCGACCAGGGCCACCGCTGGCTGAAGGACCTCCTGGTCTCGCTGGGGAAGCAGCTCTGA